A stretch of the Neodiprion lecontei isolate iyNeoLeco1 chromosome 4, iyNeoLeco1.1, whole genome shotgun sequence genome encodes the following:
- the LOC107220326 gene encoding inactive pancreatic lipase-related protein 1 isoform X2, which produces MWRCYQPFGCFYIGEPWYGENRPVVDFPMRPDKIGPRYLLYTRNTLNKPDELKIDQDTTIRNAHIRPDGNVYFIIHGYLENGDKTWVLRMTKELLHREDCNVVVVNWLTGAGPPYTQAVANTRLVGAMTARLAAQFIKIGSFEPSRVHVIGHSLGAHTAGYVGYNLRVRYGFNLGRITGLDPAEPHFSNTSPMVRLDPTDADFVAVIHTDCNPFISGGLGITQPVGHIDFYPNDGRNQPGCNEGVLDSITLERGSFVRGLRRFLGCNHIRSYEYFIESINTACPFLAVPCSSWTRFQEGGCFDCVNQYCPRFGFDAQRGNYHASTYLMTAGAKPFCRGHYRVKINISKTVESMNHGGEVGIFVLRVIGEDGRQTERMQFSEDSKYYGPGTTHTIVLPGEVVGKPKAVEVTWEYQVTFNPLTWRLITKPMVYLDSVVVDSLESNSGIKVCPDESKTLIANEPKVLTVDNCNPVMANIVTT; this is translated from the exons ATGTGGCGCTGCTATCAGCCATTCGGCTGTTTCTATATCGGAGAGCCATGGTACGGTGAGAACAGACCAGTGGTTGACTTTCCGATGCGCCCGGACAAAATCGGCCCAAGGTATCTTCTCTACACTCGAAATACGTTAAACAAGCCCGACGAGCTGAAGATCGACCAAGACACCACGATCAGAAACGCTCACATCCGCCCCGATGGGAACGTCTACTTCATCATCCACGGATACCTTGAGAACGGAGACAAAACCTGGGTCCTG AGAATGACTAAGGAACTGCTCCACCGTGAAGACTGCAACGTGGTGGTCGTCAACTGGCTCACAGGTGCTGGTCCACCGTACACTCAGGCTGTTGCGAATACCCGGCTTGTGGGAGCGATGACTGCTCGTCTTGCAGCCCAGTTCATCAAGATTGGCAGCTTCGAACCCTCCAGGGTCCACGTCATCGGACATAGCCTTGGCGCCCACACCGCCGGCTACGTTGGATACAACCTGCGGGTCCGATATGGCTTCAATCTCGGCAGGATAACTG GTCTGGACCCAGCGGAACCGCACTTCAGCAATACCTCGCCGATGGTTCGTTTGGACCCAACGGACGCCGACTTCGTTGCAGTGATTCACACCGATTGCAACCCTTTCATCAGCGGTGGTCTCGGTATCACCCAGCCGGTTGGACACATCGATTTCTACCCCAACGACGGCCGGAATCAACCTGGATGCAACGAGGGAGTCCTTGACTCGATAACTCTTGAACGTGGAAGCTTCGTCAGAG GCCTTAGAAGGTTCCTCGGCTGCAACCACATACGAAGCTACGAGTACTTCATTGAGAGCATTAACACAGCCTGTCCGTTTCTTGCGGTTCCATGTTCATCCTGGACCCGGTTCCAGGAGGGTGGCTGTTTCGATTGCGTAAATCAGTACTGCCCACGATTCGGGTTCGACGCACAGAGAGGAAACTACCACGCATCGACCTACCTAATGACCGCTGGAGCAAAGCCCTTCTGTA GAGGACACTACAGGGTCAAAATCAACATCTCGAAGACGGTGGAAAGCATGAACCACGGTGGTGAAGTAGGAATCTTTGTCCTGCGGGTGATCGGGGAGGACGGCAGACAGACTGAGAGAATGCAGTTCAGCGAAGACTCCAAGTACTACGGGCCGGGAACCACCCATACGATTGTACTCCCAGGGGAAGTTGTCGGTAAGCCCAAGGCCGTTGAAGTCACTTGGGAGTATCAGGTCACGTTCAACCCTCTCACTTGGCGTCTCATCACCAAGCCGATGGTCTATCTCGACTCCGTCGTCGTTGACAGCCTGGAATCCAATAGCGG GATAAAAGTCTGCCCTGATGAGTCGAAGACGTTGATTGCCAACGAACCGAAGGTTCTAACCGTGGATAACTGCAATCCAGTGATGGCAAACATCGTGACTACGTAG